A single window of Paenibacillus sp. FSL H8-0537 DNA harbors:
- the rpsR gene encoding 30S ribosomal protein S18 has protein sequence MSFKPRDGGDGERPERKFGGRKGGRNKRRKVCFFTVNKITKVDYKDTDLLKKFISERGKILPRRVTGTSAKYQRLLTVAIKRSRQVALLPYTTE, from the coding sequence ATGAGCTTTAAGCCAAGAGATGGCGGAGACGGAGAGCGTCCAGAACGCAAATTCGGCGGCCGCAAAGGCGGACGTAACAAACGCCGTAAAGTTTGCTTCTTCACCGTGAACAAGATCACTAAAGTTGATTATAAAGACACGGACCTGCTTAAAAAGTTTATCAGCGAGCGCGGCAAAATTTTGCCACGTCGTGTAACTGGAACAAGCGCGAAGTACCAACGCCTGCTGACTGTTGCGATCAAACGTTCGCGTCAAGTAGCATTGCTGCCGTACACTACAGAATAG
- the ssb gene encoding single-stranded DNA-binding protein — protein MLNRVILIGRLTRDPELRYTPAGVAVAQFTIAVDRPFTSGQGEREADFIPVVTWRQLAETCANYLRKGRLTAVEGRIQVRNYENNEGKRVYVTEVIADNVRFLESNKDAGGAREESGAMSGGGGSFGGGSSYGNGGGGGGGYNSNNNNSNNNSGRSSNNSRNDNRDPFSDDGRPIDISEDDLPF, from the coding sequence GAATCGTGTAATACTTATTGGTAGATTGACGAGAGATCCAGAATTGCGTTACACGCCTGCTGGCGTTGCAGTAGCGCAATTTACAATAGCAGTTGACCGTCCGTTTACGAGCGGTCAGGGCGAGCGTGAAGCGGATTTCATTCCGGTAGTCACGTGGCGTCAGCTAGCCGAGACATGCGCCAACTACTTACGCAAAGGCCGCTTAACGGCGGTTGAAGGTCGCATTCAGGTTCGGAACTACGAGAACAACGAAGGCAAGCGCGTCTATGTGACGGAAGTAATCGCTGACAACGTCCGTTTCTTGGAATCCAACAAGGATGCGGGCGGAGCGCGTGAAGAGAGCGGTGCCATGAGCGGCGGAGGCGGTTCTTTCGGAGGCGGTTCTTCCTACGGTAACGGTGGAGGAGGCGGAGGCGGCTATAACAGCAACAACAACAACAGTAATAACAATAGCGGCCGCTCCAGTAACAACTCACGTAACGACAACCGTGATCCGTTCTCGGATGATGGTCGACCGATCGATATATCTGAGGATGATTTGCCATTTTAA